One Podarcis muralis chromosome 1, rPodMur119.hap1.1, whole genome shotgun sequence genomic window carries:
- the TSPAN18 gene encoding tetraspanin-18 has protein sequence MEGDCLSCMKYLMFVFNFFIFLGGTSLLGVGIWVIVDPTGFREIVASNPLLFTGAYIMLAMGAMLFLLGFLGCCGAIRENKCLLLFFFMFILLIFLAELSAAILAFIFRENLTREFFTKELKKHYQGNNDSDVFSSTWNSVMITFGCCGVNGPEDFETGPHLRPLYSHDAIPEACCRRELQSRNGAFINKEECLRGNDMYQNQQGCYTVILNSFETYVYLAGALAIGVLAIELFAMIFAMCLFRGIQ, from the exons ATGGAAGGAGATTGTTTGAGCTGCATGAAGTATCTGATGTTTGTCTTCAATTTCTTCATATTT CTGGGTGGTACATCTCTACTGGGAGTTGGAATATGGGTCATAGTGGATCCCACAGGATTCCGAGAGATAGTGGCTAGTAATCCTCTGCTCTTCACGGGGGCATACATCATGCTGGCGATGGGAGCAATGCTCTTCCTGCTGGGGTTCCTTGGCTGCTGTGGAGCCATCCGCGAGAACAAATGCCTCCTTCTCTTT ttCTTCATGTTTATTTTGCTAATCTTCCTGGCAGAACTCTCAGCTGCAATCCTGGCTTTTATCTTTAGAGAAAAT TTGACCAGAGAGTTTTTTACAAAGGAACTGAAGAAGCACTATCAAGGCAACAATGACTCCGACGTCTTCTCTTCCACCTGGAACTCGGTCATGATCACA TTTGGCTGCTGTGGTGTCAACGGTCCAGAAGACTTTGAAACTGGCCCTCATCTTCGTCCCCTGTATTCACACGATGCAATTCCTGAAGCTTGTTGCCGACGGGAACTCCAATCTCGTAATGGAGCATTCATCAACAAAGAGGAGTGTCTCAGGGGTAATGATATGTATCAAAACCAACAG GGCTGCTACACTGTGATACTTAACTCCTTTGAGACATACGTGTACCTTGCAGGAGCTCTTGCCATTGGCGTATTAGCCATCGAG CTGTTTGCCATGATCTTTGCCATGTGCCTCTTTCGGGGGATCCAGTAG